The following coding sequences lie in one Candidatus Eremiobacterota bacterium genomic window:
- a CDS encoding enoyl-CoA hydratase/isomerase family protein: protein MAETVGLAVRDGIARVTLARPDVRNAFNAEVIEQLYHIFKRITAADDVRAVVLAGEGKVFCGGADINWMRSSLDLSFEANVVDAEHMSDMFRAIDNCPKPVIGRIHGAALGGGAGLAAVCDIAIASDDSVFGFTEVKLGIIPAVISPFVVAKIGPSHARALFLTGERFDALQAQAIGLVHQVVPNGDLDAAVDGRLSELHNAAPGAIAAAKLLLRRVLDNSYADSRAITTQAIAKQRVSPEGQEGLRAFLERRAASFAKSLP from the coding sequence ATGGCCGAGACCGTTGGGCTCGCCGTCCGCGACGGCATCGCCCGCGTCACGCTTGCGCGTCCAGATGTGCGCAACGCGTTCAACGCGGAAGTGATCGAGCAGCTTTACCATATTTTCAAGCGCATCACCGCGGCTGACGACGTGCGCGCGGTCGTGCTGGCCGGCGAGGGTAAGGTCTTTTGCGGCGGTGCCGACATCAACTGGATGCGCTCCTCGCTCGACTTGAGTTTCGAAGCCAACGTCGTCGACGCCGAGCATATGAGCGACATGTTTCGTGCGATCGATAACTGCCCCAAGCCGGTGATCGGTCGAATTCATGGCGCGGCGCTCGGCGGGGGTGCCGGGCTGGCAGCCGTTTGCGATATCGCGATTGCCTCCGACGACTCCGTCTTCGGTTTCACCGAAGTTAAGCTCGGAATAATTCCTGCGGTCATTTCACCGTTCGTCGTCGCTAAAATAGGTCCGTCGCACGCGCGCGCGCTCTTCCTCACGGGCGAGCGCTTCGACGCGCTCCAAGCCCAGGCAATCGGTCTCGTGCACCAAGTCGTGCCGAACGGCGACCTCGATGCGGCCGTCGACGGCCGTCTCAGCGAACTTCACAACGCAGCACCGGGGGCCATTGCCGCGGCAAAGCTACTGCTTCGCCGCGTGCTCGACAACTCGTACGCCGACTCGCGAGCCATAACGACGCAAGCGATCGCGAAACAGCGCGTGAGCCCCGAAGGTCAGGAGGGCCTGCGGGCTTTCCTCGAGCGTCGCGCGGCGTCTTTTGCTAAATCGCTCCCGTGA
- a CDS encoding DUF3052 family protein — MTKIERDYSHRTLFDKLGVSSESRVAILGSHDEPFVNALNACLAKAAARSLRTRYDLIFVRVDLRRDLTRIARAAQCLQPNGALWVFHPKGRGASPTDSDVRAAGLAAGLVDNKISAYTDSHTATRFVIPIARRSLLSS, encoded by the coding sequence ATGACGAAAATCGAGCGAGACTATTCGCATCGAACGCTTTTCGATAAACTCGGCGTAAGCTCGGAGTCGCGTGTCGCGATCTTGGGTTCTCACGACGAGCCCTTTGTAAACGCCTTGAACGCGTGCCTTGCGAAGGCCGCTGCGCGCTCGTTGCGCACGCGTTACGATCTGATCTTCGTGCGCGTCGACCTACGACGTGATCTAACTCGGATTGCTCGTGCGGCGCAATGTCTCCAACCTAATGGCGCTTTGTGGGTCTTTCATCCCAAAGGACGCGGCGCATCGCCGACGGACAGCGACGTGCGCGCCGCCGGCCTTGCGGCCGGTTTAGTCGACAATAAGATCAGCGCCTACACCGACTCGCACACTGCGACCCGTTTCGTCATTCCCATCGCCCGCCGCTCACTTCTGTCATCCTGA
- a CDS encoding hydroxymethylglutaryl-CoA lyase, translating to MDMLPKQVTVFEMGARDGLQNENARISTDDKVRYIDLLSQTGLKWIEATSFVSPKAIPQLADAAEVFTRISKSPGVRYPVLVPNVKGYERARAAGADAIAVFTAASERFTKRNINMTIDESLATFRDVVRLAKREGCWVRGYVSTAFGSPFGDDVTPQAVLDVSLKLMEMGCDELSIGDTIGVGVPNQVEALIPLLARRIPLESIALHFHDTRGTALANVYAALQLGVAKFDASSGGLGGCPYAPGATGNVGTEDLLYLLHGMDIETGVDIEKVRAASRFIAGTLDHVLTSKAYQAMEAAAAASVSWM from the coding sequence ATCGACATGCTACCCAAGCAGGTAACCGTCTTTGAGATGGGCGCACGCGATGGTTTGCAAAACGAGAACGCGCGCATTTCGACCGACGATAAGGTTCGCTACATCGATCTCCTTTCGCAGACGGGATTGAAGTGGATCGAAGCGACGTCATTCGTCAGTCCGAAGGCGATCCCGCAACTCGCGGATGCGGCTGAGGTCTTTACAAGAATATCCAAGAGCCCAGGCGTGCGCTATCCGGTGCTCGTTCCAAACGTCAAAGGCTACGAGCGCGCCAGAGCAGCCGGCGCCGATGCAATCGCGGTCTTCACCGCGGCGTCGGAACGCTTTACCAAGCGTAACATCAACATGACCATCGACGAATCGCTGGCGACCTTTCGCGACGTCGTACGGCTGGCCAAAAGGGAAGGGTGCTGGGTTCGCGGCTACGTCTCGACGGCATTTGGCTCGCCCTTCGGCGACGACGTAACGCCGCAGGCGGTGCTCGACGTAAGCCTCAAACTCATGGAGATGGGTTGCGACGAGCTGTCGATCGGCGACACCATCGGCGTGGGCGTGCCAAATCAAGTTGAGGCGCTGATACCGCTGCTCGCGAGAAGGATCCCGCTCGAGTCGATTGCGTTGCATTTTCACGACACTCGCGGTACGGCCCTCGCCAACGTATACGCCGCGCTGCAGCTGGGCGTTGCGAAGTTTGATGCCTCGTCGGGCGGCCTTGGCGGCTGCCCCTACGCGCCTGGCGCAACCGGAAACGTCGGTACTGAAGACCTGCTCTATCTGCTGCATGGCATGGACATCGAGACGGGTGTCGACATCGAAAAAGTGCGTGCGGCATCGCGCTTCATCGCGGGCACACTCGACCACGTACTCACCAGCAAAGCCTATCAGGCCATGGAGGCCGCAGCAGCGGCATCGGTATCGTGGATGTAA
- a CDS encoding glycosyltransferase family 4 protein, with protein sequence MRLAVLAAISWPSPPPGYGPWEQMAYNVADGMRRRGLDVTLFATGNSRFAGRLASVVPVGLNEDTALNDGVFSALHIGELFARAREFDLINNHFDWKPLTYALATDAPPMLTTVHGFSSPQILAAYYAGARRSFYCSISNADRDPGLDYLGTTYNGIDPTQFSFSQRAGEYLCFLGRFHPEKGTHLAIEIAKRAGVRLKIAAIPQDEAYFREEIEPHIDGDRVQFLGAVEREARDDLLSNALGLVHMTTRPERFGLTLIEAMACGTPVLGARMGSIPEIVVDGVTGFLCDGVDEAVAKLPLLASLDRRACRAHVESTFSIERMIDRYLQAYARAVELQVPPPPSAQTLSARKHDWWDRPMAYTEIPPKPSSLRFPVSS encoded by the coding sequence CTGCGGCTCGCCGTGTTGGCGGCGATTTCGTGGCCATCGCCGCCGCCCGGGTATGGACCGTGGGAACAGATGGCCTATAACGTCGCCGATGGAATGCGGCGCCGAGGTCTCGACGTTACGCTTTTCGCCACCGGTAACTCGCGGTTCGCGGGCCGGCTCGCATCGGTCGTTCCGGTCGGACTAAACGAGGATACGGCGCTCAACGATGGAGTCTTTAGCGCCTTGCACATCGGCGAACTCTTCGCCCGGGCGCGCGAGTTCGATCTCATCAATAATCACTTCGACTGGAAACCGCTCACCTACGCGTTGGCCACGGACGCACCCCCGATGCTGACGACGGTTCACGGGTTCTCTTCACCGCAAATTCTCGCGGCCTACTACGCCGGAGCGCGGCGCAGTTTTTACTGCTCGATCTCCAACGCCGATCGCGACCCTGGTCTCGATTACTTGGGGACGACGTACAACGGCATCGATCCCACGCAGTTCAGCTTCAGCCAGCGAGCCGGCGAGTATCTCTGTTTTCTCGGACGTTTTCATCCCGAGAAGGGGACGCACTTAGCGATTGAGATCGCCAAACGCGCGGGAGTTCGCTTGAAGATCGCCGCGATTCCGCAAGATGAGGCGTACTTTCGCGAGGAAATCGAACCGCACATCGACGGCGATCGAGTTCAGTTCCTCGGCGCGGTCGAGCGCGAGGCGCGAGACGACTTGCTCTCCAATGCGCTTGGGCTCGTGCACATGACGACGCGTCCGGAACGCTTCGGACTGACCCTGATCGAAGCCATGGCGTGCGGCACGCCGGTGTTGGGCGCGCGCATGGGTTCGATTCCGGAGATTGTCGTCGACGGCGTCACCGGCTTTTTATGCGACGGCGTCGACGAGGCGGTGGCGAAGCTGCCGCTGCTCGCATCGCTCGACCGGCGCGCATGCCGAGCCCACGTCGAAAGCACATTCAGCATCGAGCGGATGATCGATCGCTATCTCCAAGCATATGCGCGCGCCGTCGAACTGCAGGTTCCACCGCCACCAAGCGCGCAAACGCTGAGCGCGCGAAAGCACGACTGGTGGGATCGCCCAATGGCGTACACGGAGATTCCACCCAAACCCTCGAGCCTGCGCTTCCCCGTGTCATCGTGA